TCTCTCGTCCATCCGTCTCGTCTGTGGAGATCAGCCCGTGACCACGATCCTTAGgttaatttttacacgaagtggaCTCTCGTTTGATCTCCATCTCAACACATCCGTTTCCCTGAATGTATAAACTGCGCGTCACGTTTCCAACTACGTAAGAACATCGATTTGTACTCGCGGTAGTACTTTTTCATTCGGGCACTTTAATATTACCTACCAGTGTACTGTTTTATGCAGTCGTCAAACTACCTCCTTTTACCtgtattattatactatttactTTCACTCATAGTGATGATTTTGGTCAACAGGagccgccgcgcccgccgcacACGCCGCACCCCTACACCATGGAGGCGCTGCTGGGCTGAGTTCGCTTGCACTCGGACTGAGTTCGCGTGCACTCGCGCTGAGTTCGCACGCACTCGCGCTGAGTCCTCTCGCCACTCGCCACAGCCGCTGACGATGCTCTGTTGTATATTCGTGATGTAAATAATCTCCGCCCGCTCCTCGATCGCGAGACGGTAACATTAAAACGAAGATTGTATTTTTGGTAATCGAATCGCCGAGAATGGATtctgtagataatattttaaactatattgTTCTTATGTGGTTTGATCTGGCGTCGAGCAAATAATGTATTTGATACATAAAACGATATGTAAGTCTATTTCATTCGGAGATTCATTGTAggataatttacaatttttttcataaataaagcacaaattgaaatatttacttgtttcatttttttacCCGATTCCGCAGTATATTAACAGCCATGCTATATCTTATTGATCGCATTGAGGaattatacttttatactGTATTGAactctatctatacatatatcaatTGGGGTTAGTTTACACACtgtaattgaattttaagCTGTAATCAATACACACAGCCACAGCGAGTAAAAGATGGACAGATACTTCTATATAGCACTTCTGTTGGAAATTAAAGGTTATGAACATGACATAAACAGACACATAAACACCCTTTTATATGACTCTCTTCGCTGCGCTGCGCTTGTcccagttacatcctcaccaatGTGGAGTCCCGAGTTCGCCCTTGCCCATGGATTCCGCATTGGGTAAGTCTGGTTTTTATTACGAAGCGaatcccgtctgacctccgcaacctatgcaggggaacctaactcatattgggtCATGGTTACAAATCCAGTTGCCAGAATGTGcaatttcctcacgatgtttgcCATCACTGTAAAAGCGTCGGTTcgcattcaaactaatgtacataacttcgaaaatagtcattggttcatggccgaagtgggatttgaacctgtgcatTTTATGCGCATACTTACCAATTCGGCCACCGACGCCCCCTGCGCCTTCATCCATTATAATACTTTGATTGCTAAACTTAAGGTATGTAGtggaataatatttatataataaaaaataagaacataCAAATCACattgtatatacctacatatttacttTTGCGTGGGGTTTTTAATTACCAGTTTAATAAGCAAATTTTTCTGGGCttttccagtcttttcaacattatctctgtctacaccgtagggaaaagacgtgattatatgtatgttcgtgAAATCTAGCCTTTTTCAAGCCCATTATACAAAATAGATAACAGACTTTAAGAAACATCTTCATCTAACAGTAAGGTACcccttacaattttttaatatagttatATTGATCTAGAGATCATGTTCTTtgcgtaaaaaaaaacacaagaaaaaagaaagatctccgtaaaataaaaaacaattttgaaaaagttatatttattcgAGTACATAACTACATCTTAATATAAATGgataataataactattttccgcttgataaatatgttttaagttGAATCTTGCGTCTTCACGTCTCTCTTTAGAAATCTATAATAATTCTTAGATGTGGTAATGGTTgcgtacaaaaatattttatttctaacaaCAGTAAGACAACGCTGTTGTCGGGAGGAACCtctttataagtttataactCTTAGTAAAACTTGCTTTGGCCTAACGACGTAATATTAACacaattatcaaaaaattgaaatggaatgGCACAATTATAATGTACTTGTCGTGCACGACGTAACAGTTTAGCCTAatgttattcttaaaaaaaaagatcacCGATGTATTACACATGAACACGCCGACcttgcataaaaaaatatgagtgtAGCCCCACTGTGGGAAAGATGCGAGATTTATTGTATCTTTTTTAcagttaagaaaataaaaattcttccAGTCTTCTATAgtgaagaaaatgaaaaaaagaaaaccaagAAAATTAAGAAGTCCACATGAATTAAGATACTCCAAATCGCATGCAAAAAGTATGCAAATGCAATGCAATTCAGTTTCAGGTGAAATGCATACGCTCACGAGGCCAGGTGGCCTATTTCGCCTGTTGAATATTCTAAGATAAATTTGGTTGGTTTCTAGTTACAACTAAAACGCTATTATTTTGCTGCcctatttaagattttttaaaacattatttgttaatttaatataactttTCTTAACAAAACGTCACACAAAAGAGGAAATGCCTAGAGTGGTGAAAATGAAGTTAAGGATGTGATTTTAGGAGGCCCCTAGTTAAAACTTAGTTAGGGACTCGTTTGTGAAAACAGGCAAAATAAGGCAGCAGCGACAAAGACTCGAGCTATATAAACAGCGATGACTTAAGTAGTTGATGGGCGATATAAGGTTTAGAACCATGTAATAAACCATGTAATATGCTTTTCAGAATTCGGGAAAAGAATGCCGCCTATTTGCAAAGGTCGATAGTAATATGAGGCAAATGGCAAAGTATTATagtagaatttatttattatagttagAGGGATTGTCGATACGCTAATAGGAAGATCGAATTATCTTTGGAAAGATTGTCGACACGCTAAGAAGGTCGatagtttataattataaactcCAAGCAAATTATAAAGTCCTCTATTAGAAAACACCAAATTAAGCTAGAACATGCGAATCAGGCCCCATAGCTACTTCAACACATCGATGCAGGTTCACTCCCGGGGACGCCACAACATTGAGTTATTGTCGTTACCTAACTGTACTCGGAATTAATTGAGCAGGATCTGTTACAGCTACTTTACACTAAGTCAACTTTGTTGGCAGACGATACAGTAGGCCTCGATTACTATTAATACAGTTCCattaatgataatattacATCAATCAGTCCCTTACCATCATTAACTGTCCTTATAATACATAACCCCATACTTCAACTAACATTGCAGTAGACTACCTCTAGGTTTAATCTCAAAGCCGTTCGAGGCGAGACGTGACTGTGGCGCTCAAACCGGCAACTAACAGTTCAGTTGCGCGTTGACTTCACACTATCAGAAAGACATTTGACGTCTCCAATTCATAAAATActcattacaaaaatactgtacaattacaataattatttgaagGTAATAAACTCTTACTGATATATCGTAAGCGAATTAATTGCTCTGATAAAATCTACGACCGACCCTCCCACAATAATACACCATtcacaaatatatacaatgtctcctattttatttaatatacatgTTACTTCAACACACATCCAAATTTGATCCCAAAACTGTAGTCTTTATCtcgttttattttctaaattaaattatgagaTCGAACATAAATTATGGAATTTTGCAAATCAATAAAGGAACAGAATCTATATTTTGAgaattagttattttatattctgttCATTTGAGTAACAACAAATAGCACTATTTTCTAATGTAactattttagtaattttggACGCAGCCAGGACTTCGTTTGCAATCTTTTTAGTTCATCATAAATATGttcataatatctttattcgACTCAAGGCACTGATCGTTAACAAGTGATAActgttttttgtatgtttattcaaaTTGTCTTAGTTTCTTATCCTACCGTAATagccaatattaaaatattttacttgcaGTATAAATATTCGTATGAAAATACACACAAGACTCTGCTTTAGGtacatacatctatactaaaatataatatttcagtGTAATATACATTTGTAAATAGATCTTCCGACGAATACTCATGTCGAAAAACcacaatttatacaaaaatatttttgcgatAGCAAAACATAttcgttaaaatttatatactattgtatattttataaaataaccgCATTACAACGATATAGACATTGTGTTAGGTGGGATGTAGTTTTGAACTTTACGCGCCAATTGTTTAGTGACTTGGAATGTTAGGGCGTTAACAATAGGACTTCGAGTAGCGGTACTCGTTTTGTTAAGGTCAAGTGTGCGACAAGCGGCAGGACACTACAAGTCAATAGTTACACAGTGCATACAGTAGCCGCCGCCTGTCGTACAAGTATAAAGCAAACCTTAAATAGGAGTGTACGTAAAATGGAGCTTTCTTATATTCTAGCTAGCGTTTAATCGTCTTTGTTGCTTGTTTACTATATTGAATAGATTTGGTAGCAGTCGTTTGGATGTCACCGGAGCAGATGACACCGTGTTCAAGTAACAACCATCTTTGTATCTGCGTTCAGTCTCTCGCGGCTGCCGCGAGCACTGATTCCCTGCTTCAGTGCTTTGACAAATTCAATGGCAAATCTGAAATCATAACACATTTGATTTTAACGACTTCATTTGGTTATTGTTATACCCATAAAGCTAAAACTggttcaaataataaaatagaattcgAACATTAGCTGGTAATAGATAGTAAGCTTGTCTCATAATAGAAATCTGAGTTCAAATTTAAGAGATATTGTTTAAATGTTGGCAATATAAAATGGGAATATAGTTACCTGAAGTGGGTTCATCTTTAGGTATGTGGTTGGCGAGCAGCGGGTGCGCGAGCGGCGGCCACGGGCCGGGCGGCGGGTACGGCAGCCACAGCGGCGCCGGCGCGCGGTACAGCGGCGGCAGGTAGCCGTACGGGTACGCGAACGTCTCGCGGTACGGCCCGGCCCAGCGCGGCGTCGCGTACCGGTACCGCAGCTCCGGCGGCGGCGACTCCCGCACCGCGCTCGCGCCCGGCGACCCCGCCAGCGCCGCGTACCGGTACCGGTACCCGTCCGGGCTCGGGCTCAGGTCCGGCGACGTCACGCTGCTCGGAGACTCCGTCTTCAGGGACGGCGGGTGCGACAGCGGCGAGCGCTTGGCCTCGGGCGAGCGTCGCGCGGGCGCGTCGTCGGGCATGCTGAGCAGCGAGTGGATGCTGTAGCTGCTCACGTTCTTGGACACCGGCGCGTCCCGGCGCGGCGCGCCGTTCTGCGCGCGCGGCGGCTGGCTGGGCCCCGGCGACACCGGGTAGGCGGCGGTGCTGAGCGCGGGCACGGTCTTGGCGCGCCGCTTGCCGCTCTGGTCCTCGAGGCTGACCCGCTCCAGCTCGCGCAGGATGCGCTTCCTCGGTGACACCATCATGTGCTCCTGCTGTCTGCAGTTAGCCAGTTTCGCGTTCACGGGCACCGGCAGCGCCGCGATTTTCTCGCGCAACTTATCGATCGCCCGCGTGAGCTCTTTGCGTCTAATCGCGGACCTCGTTTTTTTGTAGACTCTTAATTTACGATACTGATACGGTTTTTTAAGTTTcatatgataatatttttctctgtCGTAGTCGGCCCACGGGTCGTCGTCGGCCCTAGGTTTGGATACGACGCCGTCGACCGCGTCTTCGCTCTTGGGTTTGCTCTCCGGCGAGGCGACGTCCCCGTTCCGCTTGTCACACACGCCATTGGTGAGCGGCCGGCGCGCACCGTTGACGAGCGCGTCAAGGTGCGTCGTGTCGTAGGGTCTCCTCCGCTTGCGGCGGCTGGCGGAGTCGATGGCGGCGTTGGACAGCGCGGCGGGCCGGCAGTAGTACATGACTAGCTCGCGCGAGAGGTGCCGGCGCGGCGCGGCCTGCTTCCAGCAGTGGTCGCGCTGCCAGGGCGAGGACTGCACGGAGCTGTTGTCGTCGGAGACGGagagcgcggcggcgggcggcggcgcggcgggcggcgcggctgGCGGCCAGAACGTCTTGCGCGGCACCGACACCCAGCCTGCGCGCTCACCCTCACGCGCACACCCGCGGACCAACTCCAAGATAAATTTGCCATctgaaaattttgtataatcaTCATCCATTAAAGATGCTTCAATCATTTTTGTAGACTACGAAACTAACTACTCAACCGAATTTGACGAAATTTGGCGGAGGTAAAAAAGAACTTCAAGAGCAAGATATCTTACTTTTTTCTGTAAATTCCATCGAGGacgaaaaatttgaatatccTTTTTGTTATCACAtagtaaaatacatatatagtaaaacaacTAAATGTGGCCAGTAACCATCAGTTTTTAGAGTACATAGATTAGAATTCCTGATACATACAACCTTTTTGTAGTCATAGGAATAACATAAAAGCTTAACTTTAGAAACTTAGGGCAGACTCACACTGATTGATAagctttgatgaaatttgagcAGGTTCCaattttacttaattgaaCTCCTACTTATATCAAAGAGCCATATATCAAAGTTATTGcaatttacttaataaattagcTTCCAAGTAGATAATTAACAAAACTGCTTTACCAAGTATACTTTGACCCAGCTTTAATATATGAAACCTATTGTAAGCAAAATTAAGCATACAATTATGTCTAGTACTATTAATTTTGTGATACAAGCTATGTACATTCTTCCAGAGGATGATATTTGTTCACtcaataaacaaactttattatCATAATCACTTGTTTTATTCCAACAGTCATTGAT
The sequence above is drawn from the Amyelois transitella isolate CPQ chromosome 18, ilAmyTran1.1, whole genome shotgun sequence genome and encodes:
- the LOC106136276 gene encoding uncharacterized protein LOC106136276 is translated as MHIQEGTNTTLTTCTKMTEEVDRRHGVNGNSGGTSTGEDVAAQGSAVNATGGRLKFFKDGKFILELVRGCAREGERAGWVSVPRKTFWPPAAPPAAPPPAAALSVSDDNSSVQSSPWQRDHCWKQAAPRRHLSRELVMYYCRPAALSNAAIDSASRRKRRRPYDTTHLDALVNGARRPLTNGVCDKRNGDVASPESKPKSEDAVDGVVSKPRADDDPWADYDREKYYHMKLKKPYQYRKLRVYKKTRSAIRRKELTRAIDKLREKIAALPVPVNAKLANCRQQEHMMVSPRKRILRELERVSLEDQSGKRRAKTVPALSTAAYPVSPGPSQPPRAQNGAPRRDAPVSKNVSSYSIHSLLSMPDDAPARRSPEAKRSPLSHPPSLKTESPSSVTSPDLSPSPDGYRYRYAALAGSPGASAVRESPPPELRYRYATPRWAGPYRETFAYPYGYLPPLYRAPAPLWLPYPPPGPWPPLAHPLLANHIPKDEPTSDLPLNLSKH